The DNA sequence TGTGGGGCTGGGAGTCCTCAGAGTGGCCAGATGGTGACCACAGTAGCTCACAGTAGCCGGATGGTGACTGGGGGTGCTCACAGTAGCCAGATGGTGACCACAGGTGGCCActgtggggctggaggtgctcaCAGTAGCCAGATGATGACGGCAGGTGGCCCCcgcggggctgggggtgctcacaGTAGCCAGATGATGACCGCGGGTGCTCACAGTAGCCAGATGATGACCACGGGCGGTCACAGTAGCCAGATGATGACCGGGGGTGCTCACAGTGGCCAGATGGTGACCGTGGATGCTCACAGTAGCCAGATGATGACCGCAGGTGGCCActgtggggctggaggtgctcaCAGTAGCCAGATGATGACGGCAGGTGGCCCCcgcgg is a window from the Ficedula albicollis isolate OC2 unplaced genomic scaffold, FicAlb1.5 N08307, whole genome shotgun sequence genome containing:
- the LOC101814270 gene encoding uncharacterized transmembrane protein DDB_G0289901-like, which produces MVTTVAHSSRMVTGGAHSSQMVTTGGHCGAGGAHSSQMMTAGGPRGAGGAHSSQMMTAGAHSSQMMTTGGHSSQMMTGGAHSGQMVTVDAHSSQMMTAGGPRGAGGAHSSQMMTVGAHSSQMMTAGGPRGAGGAQSGRMMTVGAHSGQMVTGAHSSQMMKAGGPHG